One stretch of Chelonia mydas isolate rCheMyd1 chromosome 17, rCheMyd1.pri.v2, whole genome shotgun sequence DNA includes these proteins:
- the BCL7B gene encoding B-cell CLL/lymphoma 7 protein family member B isoform X1: protein MSGRSVRAETRSRAKDDIKKVMAAIERVRKWEKKWVTVGDTSLRIFKWVPVADSKEKEKSKTSSSTAREPNGFPADSSANSSLLLEFQDETSNQSSLSDVYQLKVDSSPNSSPSPQQSESMSPAHTSDFRTDDSQPPTLGQETLEEPCLPSSEVADEPPTLTKEEPVPLETQDTEEEDSGAPPLKRFCADQNSVCHTASES from the exons ATGTCAGGCCGCTCGGTGCGAGCTGAAACCCGCAGCCGCGCCAAAGATGACATCAAAAAAGTGATGGCGGCCATCGAGCGCGTCCGCAAATG GGAGAAGAAGTGGGTGACGGTGGGAGACACATCCCTTCGGATATTCAAGTGGGTGCCTGTAGCAGACAGTAAAGAG AAAGAGAAGTCCAAAACAAGTAGCAGCACTGCCCGAGAACCCAATGGCTTCCCAGCTGACTCATCTGccaactcctccctcctcctggaGTTCCAGG ATGAGACCAGTAACCAGAGCTCCTTGTCGGACGTTTACCAGCTCAAGGTCGACAGCAGCCCGAACTCgagccccagcccccagcagagCGAGTCAATGAGTCCGGCACATACGTCCGACTTCCGCACGGACGACTCACAGCCACCTACACTGGGGCAGGAGACCCTGGAAG agccctgcctccctTCCTCGGAAGTTGCAGATGAGCCTCCCACTCTCACAAAGGAGGAGCCTGTCCCTCTCGAGACTCAG GACACTGAAGAGGAGGATTCTGGGGCGCCGCCTCTGAAGAGATTTTGTGCAGATCAGAACTCTGTGTGCCACACGGCCTCGGAGAGCTAG
- the BCL7B gene encoding B-cell CLL/lymphoma 7 protein family member B isoform X2 — MLALVMLREKKWVTVGDTSLRIFKWVPVADSKEKEKSKTSSSTAREPNGFPADSSANSSLLLEFQDETSNQSSLSDVYQLKVDSSPNSSPSPQQSESMSPAHTSDFRTDDSQPPTLGQETLEEPCLPSSEVADEPPTLTKEEPVPLETQDTEEEDSGAPPLKRFCADQNSVCHTASES, encoded by the exons ATGTTGGCCCTGGTGATGTTAAG GGAGAAGAAGTGGGTGACGGTGGGAGACACATCCCTTCGGATATTCAAGTGGGTGCCTGTAGCAGACAGTAAAGAG AAAGAGAAGTCCAAAACAAGTAGCAGCACTGCCCGAGAACCCAATGGCTTCCCAGCTGACTCATCTGccaactcctccctcctcctggaGTTCCAGG ATGAGACCAGTAACCAGAGCTCCTTGTCGGACGTTTACCAGCTCAAGGTCGACAGCAGCCCGAACTCgagccccagcccccagcagagCGAGTCAATGAGTCCGGCACATACGTCCGACTTCCGCACGGACGACTCACAGCCACCTACACTGGGGCAGGAGACCCTGGAAG agccctgcctccctTCCTCGGAAGTTGCAGATGAGCCTCCCACTCTCACAAAGGAGGAGCCTGTCCCTCTCGAGACTCAG GACACTGAAGAGGAGGATTCTGGGGCGCCGCCTCTGAAGAGATTTTGTGCAGATCAGAACTCTGTGTGCCACACGGCCTCGGAGAGCTAG